The sequence AATGATAATTGATGAGCACCCAGCATCCAGAAGTCGCTATCTTAGCAGATGGAGGTTTGCTTTCTAGGTGCATGACTTTAACATAAGGCCTGGGTTCTCTGTACCTAGTGACCTGCAAGGCTCTCCTGCCACACAATTTGTGCTGTGCCCTCTCCAAGCCAGGGTTGGTGGCATTAGTATTTATCCCTGGTCTTCTTAACAATACAAATGGGGAATATGGAAGGAAGagaatttccatttccttataCTGGGGTTCAAAGAATGTATCCACTCTCAAGAGCTCAATGCAAAGGCCAGGGTGGAGTTACATGATATCTCTCTTTTTACCAGGCCAAGTAGCCCACCTTAACATGACTGTGGAAGACCAAAGGATACATCTAGGTTCAGATTATAATAATCACCCAGCACCACCTGAATGTATTATCCAGAAagatatatgaaataataaaggttatatatatatatatgtcttagtaACCTGAGGGCTAAAAACTTGGAATACATAATTCTTCTCAAAAGAGGTCCATGTGTATGaaagggaccaaaaaaaaagggCAGTTTCTTGTTATGTAAAATATAGGTGAGTTGGGAACAGAGGTGATTTCTTTAGCTCTTTCTACAATGTCCCTCTCTTTGATAAGGACTGGCAATGTTGATCCATGATAAACGTTTTTTGGCAGCAGGGAGATGGGGACATAGGAAGGGATGGGTCAAAGGCAGGAAGGGTGAGCAACGGTCCTCAAACCAAAGAGCCCTCTCATCTCTGAGCCTTAGCTCTGCCTACTCAGCTGACACAGAAACAGGCCTGGTAGTAAGTGGTTAGCATTCTGAGGTATGAGGATCCCTGGTAAATTCAGCAGCATGTGGTTTTCAGAAATCAGCCCACAAGGTAAGAACACTGCAACCAAGCCCCTAACTAATACTGCTATTGAACCACTgtccaaaagagaaagggaagaaaaaaatccccACCACAACAGGAGGTTCTAAGCTTTAAGGTGGTCCAAATCATCTACTTTATCTTAGGGTTTCTTAAGAGAATCCTCATTCAGTGACCGTTTCTCTCATTAAAGGCACTTTCAATGACATGATAGGAAAGGAGCACATTTTGACTGCAGTGAAAGCAAGATTAGTTCCTTGGAACACCTGGGGAAACAGGAGCTGAATGGGGCACTTACTGATTGAATAAAGACAGGCTTGAGCACTTCAATAGATGCACACCCAGAAAAAATCATGTGCCCTAAGAACACTTggattttttctttagttttccagATGTTTCTATTTATATCTCTGTAAAGAGATCACACTCACTACTTGATTGATATTCAAGACACTGGCCCCAACTTTTCCCACCACAGCTGTGCTTGACAAAATTAGCAAACAGCTAGTCCtacagggaaggggagggaaaaaaaaggatgaatgaaGTCAAGTTGAGTCAAGTTTtcttatagcacagggatctgTCTTTGCCCAGATAACACTAGGATCTGGACATGAAGCAACTGAATAGAACATGTGGCCCCTACTACTTATGAAATACACTTTCAATAGGCAAGTTTAAGTGTTCTCTCTCTAAATAGAAATTTTGGGGaatatttcttcccttttctctctcctgaacATTTCTTATTGATCTCAGGCTTAAACTTaagtcaaaattataaaaaaaattacacgGTAAGGGTTGAGAAAGAGTGAAGGGCTAATGTTTGCCTACAAGTGTAAGTTGAGGATGTTGATCCTTCATATCATACTCCCAACCAGagaacaaatacaaaaataaacacacatgttATACATAATACAAAGTGTAAATCTACAAACACAAGTGTACTAATTAGAGTTGTTCCTCAGAAGCACGGTTTCCCTCCTGTCcctcagagaggaggaggaatggGGACGGGATCATTTCTGTTACAACTTTTCATGTCTTAAAAAGTTTGTAATAACAGTCTCAGTAGCGCAATTTCATGTGAAACCAGAAgctgtaaaaataaattacttttgaaGAAATGTGGGTTCCTCTGTCTGGAGCTCAGAACTCATCATGTCGTACTAAGGCCTCACCAAAATCTGTGGCCTGGCTGCCCACAAATAAATCATACTTGTCAACAATCTCCTCCTTGGTAAGCTTGCCATCCTGAAAGCAGAAAGAACAGTGAACTGAGGCAAAATAAAGTTCCCATTTCAAATTTAGAAACACTGCTATCATATAATAGGGGATCTAAGACTTGCCAAGGTTTAAGATTctaattctaatttaattctaaTTAAATCTGAACTCAGTACTCATGGCCCATCCccaatacacacatatacacacagggaAGAAAAGAGCAATTAATCTATTTCCTTATCAAGAAagttaaaaggatgaaaatacaGCTGAATAGGTCAATGCCAgcatatgggtttatttctttggaagaaaatgctCCCTTTTCAGCAAAATGTGGGACACCTCCCAGATATGGGTAAGAGATAGTTAACAAGAGCCAGGAAAAATACTTCAAAGTCAATCAAGTCACTGTCTAACAGGGACAATGAAATCTGTTACTATCAAGCATAGTTTTCAACTCCAAAATGCCCTTGCTACCAATCAGATTCCAGACAGAACCCCTAATGGAGGTCCAGATCTTATCTCAAGAATTATCTAGGCCAGATTCCCAAGGGATGACTATATGAGTTTTTTTCCTCATGTCTCAGCACCTGGctactgaagagactgagcaagAACTCAAAACAGACTGACTCTTAAAAAGGGTCAATGATAAGAAACTACATAAAAACCAAAGATTAATCTAAATAAAAGAACATCAGAATTCTAAAATTCCCCATAGACTGATTTTCAGTTTGCTTTAAGGACAGCATTCTCTGAAAAAGGTGACAGGACTCAGTAGTAACAACACTCTTTCAATGAACCAAATGCTGTCTGAGATAACTGgtcaaggactgatgctgaagctccaatacttggaccacctgatgtgaagaacgaaCTCAtcggaaaaagccctgatgctgggaaagactgaaggcaggagatggggacgacagagaatgagatggttggatggcatcactgactcgatggatatgagtttgagcaagctctgggaggtggtgatggacagggaagcctggcgtgctgcagtccacagggtcgcagagtcagatacaactgagtgactgactgaattATAATAGAGAAAAAATGATTTATAAGCTACAACAAGCATGCTTAATTTAAGAAGGAAATAATCAGCTTTGAGTAGGCAAAGTGAGCCTGTAAAAGgtaaaagaacaaaggaaataacaacaaaaaggcaaagaaaatttcCTGGAGTTCCAAAGATAGTAGATGAAGCATGCTGGGCACAGGCTATATCCAGAGGCTCTTGCTGAGGCCTAAATTCCTCCAATGCTAAGAACATTGGGCAAAGGGATTTCTAAAATGAGAGATCACAGAGCTAGTGCTGCCCTGTAAGTTTCAGTCGCCAACTTAACTCCACAGCAGACTTAGactaattaaaattttacatgctCTATGTACGTTAATAGGAATTTTTTAAGCAATCCCCTAGAGACAGACTTGGACCACTGCTAGATTGCTTGGGCCTGGTCAGACTTACCTTGTTTTGGTCTGATTCATAGACCAGGTGCCTGGCTTCTGCCTCAGCATGGTCATAATCTGAGGGGAGTATCCAGTCTTTGGTCTCTTCCTTATCCATCTTCCCATCACGGTTCTTATCTCGAAACTCAACAAACTGTTCTCTCTCCGTCTTGACCCACTCTGGCTCATCAGCGTTTCCGTCGTGGCTGTACATATCACCTGTATGAACAGACATCCATACATAAGATGGGTGTGTCTTCTCTCAAAGCCTGCCCCATGCAAATCTGATGACCTTTCTTCCTCACTCGTTAGTTTGGAACCTCACAGAAGTTATACAGGTATTTTAGGTTGGAGAGACTTTATGAAGTAAGGCATTTTCCTGATGATCTTGCAGAAAGAATATTTCAAGCTATTGGTCTTGAATGACATAAGCaaagaaaactgtttttaaaaaaggcagaaactGGGGTTTtcaggtggtccagtagttaggagtccatctaccaatgcaggggacatgggtttgacccttgagatcccatgtgctactACGGGGGAACTAAGCCCGAGAGCCGAGCTGCTGAAGCCCGCTTGCCTGAAGTCCGTGCTCCGCAGTGGGAGGAGAAGCaccagtgagaagcccgtgcactgcgaCTAGAGAGGGCCTGCGCACAACCGtgaggactcagcacagccataaatgaaTGTTTTTCAAAGTGCAGAAACAGAGGGAGATGACTAGTGTCAAGAAAGGTGAAGACCAACTTTCATAAGACAGCTGTTCCCTGTGTTCCACTTCACTACAAGGAAGCTAATTAACCTGACCACTAGTTTTAGAAAGATGTGGCTGTAAATCCTCAGGAAAACCTGAGAGATGTAAAAGTGTCTGTAAATGTAAAACAGTCAAACTGTCTACAACCAGTGTCTAAGTATACTTTATAATGTATCTCTTAAAATGATGGGCATTGTCTTATGCTGCTTTCCATCACATGAACTGTGAAACAATTTGGTCAACTACTTGGTAAGAGGCagctttttttaaagcaatgggaaaatcttaaaattatttttgaggataataaaaataactttagggacttccctggtggtccagtggttcagattcCATACTggggatgtaggttcaatccctgactggggaactaagattccacacgccagCAGCGGCAaggcggggaaaaaaaaaaaaaaaaaagaaaaaagctgtacTTGAGAGAAACTGCCTTGAAGGTACAGCATCTAAAACAAgcaactgggaattccctgggagtccagtggttaggactccacattttcactgccaagggtggggttcgatccctgggtggggaactaagatcccacaaactgcatgGCATGgtcgggaaaaaaaaaaggacaaaaggaaactaTGAATAGAATACAGTGAAAAGGAAAGACTAAGAGGAATCAACAACTCCTGGTTGCTTATTCACCCAAgtgtttcttttgttctgttcCCTAGTTTCCTAATACCAGTCTAGGTTCCCTACAACTCCTCAATGTCAATTCCATAGGACATCTGGGATGCACTATTTTAGCGCAGTCCACTACAGCAGCCACTGGCCACATCAGGCTATGAGGAAAGGAAATGTGGCTAGTCCAAACTAAGATGTGCTACAATGTAAAATAAACTTTTGAAGACttgtgtgaaaaaagaaaaaaaataacccttGATAATGTGGAAACTGTAGTATTTTGGAAtattagattaaataaaatacacttttgaagtaaatttcatctgtttcttttcattgtttttgatgTGGCtaatagaaaagttaaaattacatTTGGGGCTCACATTCACATTTTGATTGGCCAGTGCTACTCAATACTTTATCATGACCCACCATTCCCCACGCTGGTCTGAGTTAATGATGTGCTAAGAGCTGACCCATGGGGTAGATTGTTTTTATTGGTGAACATATCTTTCAAAGTTTCCCAGcttcttttaagaaaaacacTAGAAACAGACTCACCAATATACTCCTCCAGATCAATGAAACCATCAGCATTCTTATCTATATCTTCCATTGTTTCCTGGACAGAAGAGAATAATTAGATCTGATATCTGGATAAATTAGTTCAGACAATAACTTAGGACAAGTAACTGTGCTTCATTaaagtaaacacacacatatatatgtgtttatgtatatataatcaagTATGGTTAAACCATAGTAAAGCATGTAagcaacaaaaagagaaagtttcCATTGAGAATCCTCCCTCTCACCCACCTGTACTACTATATCCTTCATGTAGTCATACTCCTCAGGGTGCAGAAAAGCTGTGAATTCTTCCTTTGTGGCAATGAGGTCTCCATCCTTGTCTGCCATTTTAAACCTCCGCTCATCTCTAACCATCATCTGCTTATAGTTAAATCCATCATCAGGGTCTGGATCATCTAGGAAACAAAAATTTAGGTCAAATCTTAAAAGACTTccagaaaacatgaaaatgtatGGAAATAAATTTCCAAGAACAATAAACCTAGCATGGAAGAATTAACTTGGTTACTCAGGAAAACTACAGCAGTATAAAGACATTCAGGTTTGGTGATCAAAGACTACAAAGTCAGGTCTGCGTTGAATGTAAATTCAACATGGAACCCTGGCTCTTGGATTATGTGATCCATTACATAAATGCTTCACTGTTACTGATATTAAGGCTAGTAGAGGGATTCAGTTTTCTAGTTATATCCAAGGGGCAGTGGTGGCTCTAAAGTTACAtggtctgggtttgaatcctaacTCTACCTCTTCTTAgtcatgtgaccttggacaagtaacTTAACTGTGCTTCAATTTACTCATCTGCAGAATGGAGACAGTAACAGAGTTGGCCTCACAGGATTGTTACGAGGTTAAATAAGCAAATAGATAGAAGTTAAGTGCCtcgaacagtgcttggcacagagctgACTTTTAATACATATTAACTATTGCTGtttattaaacattatttaaatgtttattaaacattAGGCTCTCATTAAGAAGCCAGATAGAAAAGGCGTTCTATCCCATTACAGGCCATTTGGATTCAATACCAGAACAGCGCCACTCTGAAAGGTCACATTTTAGTTTCTTTGGTAAATTCAGAAACATACCATGAAATACAAGTTCTGTTCACTACCCCCACTTCcgtcatttttataaaattctagaaaatgcaaacaaatcAAGTTACAAAAGGTAGATCAGTGGATGCCATGGGACAGGGCACGAGGAAGGTGAGGACTAAAGGGACCCAAGGAAGCTTCTGGGGGTGATGGGAATATTTAATTACAGTGAGGGGCTCACTGATGCATACACATATGACAAAACTCATCAACTGtgcattttaaatatgtgcagtgCAATAAATTGCATGTCAATGATATTTCAATAAATCTGTTACAGAAGATAAATATTAGATTACAACCAAATTGAATTTGGACCTATCTGTTAAGATGTTGAACTGCACAAGCAATAGttattgtggctcagctggtaaagaatctgcctgcaatgtgggagacctgggatcgattcctgggttgggaagatgtcctagagaaggtaaaggctacccatgccagtattctggtctggagaattccatgaactgtgtagtccttggggtcgcaaagagtcggacacgactgagcgactttcacttcacttcataagaatatagaaaaatgaactTTAAGTTGTAAAAATGTGAAGGAGTTAATGGCAAAAAGGGgtaaaaaaaaccaacttttcaATCTGAGTTGCTATATGGACCAAAATAAGATAACATGTgaagatattttgaaaagtaaaagacACCACATTAAAGGTAAGAAATGATTGTTCTCAAAACATATCGATCAAATAAAAAAGGATATAGCACTAGTTTttattaacaaacaaacaaacccacagGGCCCCTTACTAACACTACATTATTGACTTTTGACATTGTAGTTCAATCTTTCCATACTTTAAGTacagtaaaaaaacaacaacaataaactaCTGCTCTATTTTGATAGAGCTGAGCAACTTGAAGCTTCATTCTTTGATGAGGGTCAAAATTCAGTAATACAGTTTACTGATTAAACTGGGGCTTTGGGGACCCTGTGTGTATACTCAAAGCCATAATAGATTAGAGACagagaatttaaggaaaataCTACCTTACTCAGATACTAAGTCATTTCTTCTAAACAAATAATCAGTACAAACTATGTAACATAAATAACAGAAGGCAACTTACATATTAAGAGTAGATTCTTAGCTGAGCCTTTCTTTCCTTAGGTAAAACTTGGTGACTAGGatcatatgcacatatatatatgtatatggatgaAGAAGAAAGCTACAGAACTGTATTTAATGACTAAACTCGCATGCCTATCATCACTGCTCAGAGTGCCCTATATATCCTAAGCACCAGTTTACTGGGCCAGCTGGCTTGCATACAGTGAAGGGTAGGCTAGTGATCTAgttttggttttggtgtaggcAGGGCATATCTTAGCATCTCATATCTTACTTGTGGCAGAGATGGGGTTAACATTCCTTTTGTGGAAAGCAGATATTCATTAAGGCAGACCCTAACTAGAAGCTGATTTATACCTTAACTCAACTGAGTCAAGAACACATTTTTACAAAAAACTCCTCAGCACTTTTGGAAGGCGCCTGCTTACCCCAGCACTGTCCACCCCCAGGCCGCCAGGGAAAGATGCCTTATAAAGACATTGTTTCTCCAGCTAGTGCTTCAGCTTATGCAGAGTCTCAGTGAGTAGAAATACTCATTACATTGAATCACTGGCCCTGTGAGGTAACAAAGTTCTCAACAGATTTGTATGCACATAATCATAAAAAGAGTTTAAAACTCCTTCTGGACAGTGAATGCCTAGGTCTGAGCTGAGATTTATTAACACATCATTCTGTTGAGATCACCAAAAGCCTACCCAGTGCTTTGTATTTATAATTAATTCCAAACAAATCAGGAAGCTCTGGGTCTCAGCCAGAGAGCAAGAAGCATGGGTATCTCTCTATCTGCACTGACTTTTTAATACACATGTTCTTAATTGGGAGAAGGATATGTTTGGTTCTTGGCTAAGTGTCAAGCATGAGAGAGATGGCCACTCTAGTCTCAGGAATGAGAACAAGCcccatatagaaataaaaatctgttcACCAGAAATGCATGCAGTCCTGTAATTAACACGGACAGCTGGTTATCCAGTGGGGGGAACAGACCACCATACATTCATTGCCTGTTAGTCAGTGATGGAGAACGCCTGCTTCCACCCAGAAATTTACttaatttccagaataaaaaCGCAAGAAGTAACATTTATACATTCTTATCTCATCTCAAACTGTGACCACGTACAAAAGAGGACTATCACTAACAAAAACACCCTAAGTCATCAACTCGGTAAGATCGCCACCTAGCATTTAACAGCAGGCAAGTggaataagtaaaagaaaattactaACAGGTGGCCCAAGCATACAAGCTACCAAATCAACAAAAAGCAATCAAAGTCACATTGATTTGCCTCGAAGTATTCGCAAAGCAGGCTAATAAACTCATGTGTCAGAGAAAACAAATGGGAAATACTCATTTTTAAACTTCAGTAAGCAGACATACTGAAATAGTTAAATTTCATCAAGGAAAGCCATTAGATTTGATCTTTACTTTAGCAAGGGAAGACAGTAATTTCCCCCCTATTCTCACCAGTTACAAAGAAATCTAATTTGCTTTAAATTTCAGGTCCAACACTTTAATGTGACCATGTCAAGAGACATCTCAAAGCCTCCTGCTTTGCATTGTTGGAACAATGCAACCTTTTGAACGAGAATTTACTCCAAAAATGGTCTCTTTGAGGGATGacagcaagaaaaaaatggggaaatatatctgaaatgctaaaagacataaaagatgtcAGACtttagaaaatcaaaataaaacaaattttaaaaaatacataatatacaaattcaaaattaataaagTGAAGGAGAATCAGCACAGCAAACTAAGATAagcataatttcttcctttccttcactgCTTGACCCATTTGTTTCTTTGACTCAAGACCATGGTCTCCACCAGGCTGACACCTTGCCCCTTACCCAGGTAAGTGCCATAAGTCACGTTTCTGTACTCATCCCAGGAGATTAAGCCGTCTTGATTCAAATCAAACTCCTGCCATTGGTTTTCAACATTGTCATATATGTATTTCTTCTGGGCGTGCTTAATCCAGGATTTCAGCTCCCCCTCCGTCACAAACCCATCTTTATCCGCGTCTATTTTATCTACAATCATTCTACAAGACAAAACAGTTACGTTTCAAGGTGCCGGCTCCACAAGGCTTTTTCCCCCAGAGAGTAGGGACCTACCTAAAACGTAGCCGTAGGTGGCATTTTTATACTCCTCCCAGGAAACGAGGCCGTCCTCATTGAGGTCATGCCCCTTCCACTGCCGCTCTACGTCCTCGTAAATCCAGCGCTTTTGTGCAAATTTAATCCAGTCTTTGAGCTCATCCACAGTGACAAACCCGTCCTTGTCGCCATCTATTTTACTTACAATCTTTCtgtagaaaatgcagagaaatccaGCAAGAGGTTAAAAGGACACAAGGCTCTGGACTTAGCCAGATGTGTGCTGTGGCCACGGGTGTTGCCCAGGGCTAAAGGATGGAAATAAAAATTGTCTCCAAAACAAAACTGCCAGATGGGCAACTGAAAATTTTTCTGAGTGCCTGTTGCTGGTCTGAAATGAGTCATCCAGATAAGACAAGCACAGTCCATGGCTGGTGTACTTGGAACCAAAAGCAAACTATGGACTATCCCTTTAGACGTAGGTTTCAGCCAGTGGTCAGAATTTTGGGGTGAATATCCTTTCCTATCTGCGTTCTCCACTCTTAGTATCAAACAACAtgcaaatttttatatttgttctttattgCTCTTAGGAGAATCTTGATTTCTGGATAAATAATCACAACCACTGACTTGGTtttctaaaaattcaaaaattgtaaccagacttttaaaaaagttgttttgttttttttttcaaaccaaaacacttttgttaaaaatataaagatatcaaAAATAGTTCCAGGATCACTTATGCCTaaagtcaagatttttttttaaaccccaaaATAAGTACAGAGACATAAGCATgcttatacatatttaaaaaaacaaaaggctaGCAGTTATTATACACTATATTGAATTGGATTTTTACATATAACCACAAAAACAGAGAGCTCTGAAGAAGTAATGTGGTAAGAATGTACATCCTTGATTATGAGAATGTTAATAAGCTGAGAGGGTTAGGGTGCAGATGATAAACCAAACTACAAAGCTAAAGAATGAATATACTTTGCTCTTCATAAGCTGCTTTCTTCCAGCGCTGTCATATTAAtgacagacatttttaaaagacttatttAAGGATTTCAAAATATGTGCATGATATGAAAAGTTCTGTTTAAAGATGCAATTGCTTACTTATAGAAGCTAAGACTGCCTATGTAAAGTCACAagaactttttttattttacacacCAATTATTTAATGGCCTAAGAGCAGCAACATTCACTGACTACATTCTTTAAGAGAGCCAGGAAAAGATCAGGTAAATGCCCCTTGGCCCTTTGTAGGGAGGCTCAAGTCACAAGAACTTTAAATCAAAACTTCTAATGGAATTGACACAGAAGTCCATTATGCATACTTATTTCATCACATGGAATATTTTAGAAAGCATTCAAGGGTcagaattaataaataatttttctactgttacaaaaaaaaacttctaatagAATTGAAATCTTGGGATACTCCTATGCTCTATTATTTGTAGGACTGAAAAAGACTGTCATTTGGTAGCTAATGTCGTTTCCCAGTCTGTGTTCTTCTTATGAATACAACATCGGAAAGTGATTAGAATCAGAGAATATAAGTGACACAAATTCACTTTGATATTGATTGATACAGTGTTAGCCATGATTGTCTATTACTTAAATCCTGTAATTAACAAGCATTTTCCTTCAGAGTATCTTATAATTTttactctaaaatatttttttaaaaaggtaaagcagtaagttaagtgttagtcactcagtcatgtctgactctttgcaaccccatggactgtagcttgccagtctcctctgtccatgggattctccaggcaagaatactggagtgggttgtcattcccttctccaggggatcttcctgacccagggatagaacctggatctcctgcattgcaggcagactatagtctgagctaccagggaagccccctaaaatAGTAAGAAGTCACCTCAAATGTCCTTCTGTATCTACAtggaacaaaaatttttttgcaaCCTGAATCTGTAGACTCTTAACAATACTAATAAATCAGCTTTTCTTACTCTTTGGGGGGCTGTGCTGTGCAGCATGCAaggtctgagttccctgaccaggaagagaacccatgccccctgcactgcagAGCGACATCTTAACCACAGGAACACCAGCAAAGCCCCAACAGATTAAGTTCTACCTGTTCAAAAACCTCTACATTATCTATAATAGAATCCAGTTTGTGTCTGAAAGGCATTGGCTACCAAGAGTTCCACTGtcctattaagaaaaaaaagggcaAGGTACTTATtcccaaaagaaaattttaaactattattaatAGCCTAAAGAGAAGGATCACTTAGATAAAAAGGCATATGACTCTTTAAGATGGGCTTTTCCTAATGAAGTTGGCTGAATGCTATTCTATTCATACCAACAGAAATATCCCAAATGGTTCAATTCAGACGTTAGCAAACTTTTTGTGAGTCAGATAAGTATCTTTCACCTTGTGGGCCACATATCGTCtgtctcatattttaaaaacaacaataaaaataaccacgaaaccatttaaaaataaaaaagctatcCTTATCTTTCTAGTTATTCAGCCTGCAGGCAGTTGTCAAAGTACACTGGAAATGGGCACGGCTTATTTTTGGCATGAAGCTCTaaactctgatttttaaaaaagtccatGTTAATTTATAAAGCTAATGGTATGGTATTTCTATGACACTGGAGAACCCTACAAATGCATGATGCCACTAAATAAGCATTTACTCTAGGACAGACACAATGCACACAAGTGAGTATTATGTCATTTCTAAGAGGTGACATAAGCCTCTACATTTCAAAAGGCGTAAAGCCAAATCCTTTGGCTTTTTAAGAACCTGGGTCAATAAAAGGATTCCAGGAGGGTTCAAAATATTCCAGAAATTTTCAGCATGCAAAATCTTATGCATATTCATATATTTGCACTTTAGCTTTCATTAGACTGCCAAAGGAATTGGGCCTGTGACCCAAAAACCCGCTCCACTTCATTTCTGTATCAAAATAAGTGAAAACTTTACTAAGGACCACCACCTCAAAATGGATAAATCAACATTTGAAGGACacataaatgaaaattaagtatatttaaacTGCGTAGGGGTGGGGCAAGGTTGAGAATATACATACAAGAAAAAATGTTCTATTTGTCAACATTATTCataaggaaaagaaactaaaacctggatgttaaaattgtttttaagtgctTCCCATAGCTTTCTAGATATTATtactaaagatttaaaaatagtaGTGAATTTTTGCAACTAGAGGTATAAACAATGATCTTATTTCCTAATAATTACTGGCCTCCTAGATAGATGGAAAGGGGAAATTGTACT is a genomic window of Odocoileus virginianus isolate 20LAN1187 ecotype Illinois chromosome 1, Ovbor_1.2, whole genome shotgun sequence containing:
- the CALU gene encoding calumenin isoform X1 codes for the protein MDLRQLLTCLSLCTAFALSKPTEKKDRVHHEPQLSDKVHNDAQSFDYDHDAFLGAEEAKTFDQLTPEESKERLGKIVSKIDGDKDGFVTVDELKDWIKFAQKRWIYEDVERQWKGHDLNEDGLVSWEEYKNATYGYVLDDPDPDDGFNYKQMMVRDERRFKMADKDGDLIATKEEFTAFLHPEEYDYMKDIVVQETMEDIDKNADGFIDLEEYIGDMYSHDGNADEPEWVKTEREQFVEFRDKNRDGKMDKEETKDWILPSDYDHAEAEARHLVYESDQNKDGKLTKEEIVDKYDLFVGSQATDFGEALVRHDEF
- the CALU gene encoding calumenin isoform X2, with product MDLRQLLTCLSLCTAFALSKPTEKKDRVHHEPQLSDKVHNDAQSFDYDHDAFLGAEEAKTFDQLTPEESKERLGMIVDKIDADKDGFVTEGELKSWIKHAQKKYIYDNVENQWQEFDLNQDGLISWDEYRNVTYGTYLDDPDPDDGFNYKQMMVRDERRFKMADKDGDLIATKEEFTAFLHPEEYDYMKDIVVQETMEDIDKNADGFIDLEEYIGDMYSHDGNADEPEWVKTEREQFVEFRDKNRDGKMDKEETKDWILPSDYDHAEAEARHLVYESDQNKDGKLTKEEIVDKYDLFVGSQATDFGEALVRHDEF